A stretch of the Hippoglossus hippoglossus isolate fHipHip1 chromosome 1, fHipHip1.pri, whole genome shotgun sequence genome encodes the following:
- the tecrb gene encoding trans-2,3-enoyl-CoA reductase b isoform X3: MKHYEVEILDARTKDKLCFLDKVEPNATIGEIKSMFHKSHPQWYPARQSIRLDAKGKSLKDEDVLQHLPVGTTATFYFRDLGAQISWVTVFLTEYTGPLVIYLMFYFRVPFIYAPKYDFTTSKHWVVHLACMCHSFHYVKRLLETLFVHRFSHGTMPLRNIFKNCTYYWGFAAWMAYYINHPLYTPPSEFYGEQQIRLAVIIFLFCQIGNFSIHIALRNLRPPGSKTRKIPYPTKNPFTWIFLLVSCPNYTYELGSWLGFTVMTQCLPVAFFTLVGFIQMTVWAKGKHRSYLKEFRDYPPLRSPIVPFVL; the protein is encoded by the exons ATGAAGCACTACGAG gTGGAGATACTGGACGCCAGGACCAAGGACAAGCTCTGCTTCCTGGACAAG GTCGAGCCAAATGCCACTATTGGAGAGATCAAGTCTATGTTCCACAAGAGCC aTCCTCAGTGGTACCCAGCCAGGCAGTCCATCCGCCTCGACGCCA aggGGAAGTCTCTGAAGGACGAGGATGTTCTGCAGCATCTTCCTGTGGGAACCACGGCAACCTTCTACTTCCGAGACCTGGGAGCTCAGATCAGCTGGGTCACG gtCTTTCTGACGGAGTACACTGGTCCTCTGGTCATCTACCTGATGTTCTACTTCAGGGTTCCTTTTATCTATGCACCTAAATATGATTTTACCACCAGCAAACATTGGGTCGTACA tcTCGCCTGTATGTGTCACTCCTTCCACTACGTCAAGAGACTTCTGGAGACGCTGTTTGTCCACCGCTTCTCTCACGGGACGATGCCGTTACGCAACATCTTTAAG AACTGTACGTACTACTGGGGCTTCGCGGCATGGATGGCGTATTACATCAACCACCCGCTGTACACGCCGCCCAGTGAGT TCTACGGGGAGCAACAGATAAGACTGGCGGTCATCATATTTTTG TTCTGTCAGATCGGCAACTTTTCCATTCACATCGCTCTCCGGAACCTCCGTCCACCAG GCTCTAAGACCAGGAAGATTCCTTATCCAACCAAGAACCCCTTCACCTGGATCTTCCTGCTGGTCTCCTGCCCCAACTACACCTATGAG CTGGGCTCCTGGCTTGGCTTCACCGTCATGACGCAGTGTCTGCCGGTGGCCTTCTTCACTTTGGTGGGTTTCATCCAGATGACCGTCTGGGCCAAGGGGAAGCACCGCAGCTACCTGAAGGAGTTCCGCGACTACCCTCCCCTCCGCTCACCCATCGTGCCCTTCGTCCTGTAG
- the tecrb gene encoding trans-2,3-enoyl-CoA reductase b isoform X2 — MDALALEATSGKKTTNGPTVAVAPLPAQAPVKRKPAKKAKKAVVFFEVEILDARTKDKLCFLDKVEPNATIGEIKSMFHKSHPQWYPARQSIRLDAKGKSLKDEDVLQHLPVGTTATFYFRDLGAQISWVTVFLTEYTGPLVIYLMFYFRVPFIYAPKYDFTTSKHWVVHLACMCHSFHYVKRLLETLFVHRFSHGTMPLRNIFKNCTYYWGFAAWMAYYINHPLYTPPIYGEQQIRLAVIIFLFCQIGNFSIHIALRNLRPPGSKTRKIPYPTKNPFTWIFLLVSCPNYTYELGSWLGFTVMTQCLPVAFFTLVGFIQMTVWAKGKHRSYLKEFRDYPPLRSPIVPFVL, encoded by the exons ATGGATGCCCTAGCACTAGAAGCCACCAGTGGCAAAAAGACAACTAACGGGCCAACAGTGGCGGTGGCCCCGCTGCCGGCTCAAGCCCCGGTCAAACGCAAACCTGCCAAAAAAGCTAAAAAggctgttgttttctttgaggTGGAGATACTGGACGCCAGGACCAAGGACAAGCTCTGCTTCCTGGACAAG GTCGAGCCAAATGCCACTATTGGAGAGATCAAGTCTATGTTCCACAAGAGCC aTCCTCAGTGGTACCCAGCCAGGCAGTCCATCCGCCTCGACGCCA aggGGAAGTCTCTGAAGGACGAGGATGTTCTGCAGCATCTTCCTGTGGGAACCACGGCAACCTTCTACTTCCGAGACCTGGGAGCTCAGATCAGCTGGGTCACG gtCTTTCTGACGGAGTACACTGGTCCTCTGGTCATCTACCTGATGTTCTACTTCAGGGTTCCTTTTATCTATGCACCTAAATATGATTTTACCACCAGCAAACATTGGGTCGTACA tcTCGCCTGTATGTGTCACTCCTTCCACTACGTCAAGAGACTTCTGGAGACGCTGTTTGTCCACCGCTTCTCTCACGGGACGATGCCGTTACGCAACATCTTTAAG AACTGTACGTACTACTGGGGCTTCGCGGCATGGATGGCGTATTACATCAACCACCCGCTGTACACGCCGCCCA TCTACGGGGAGCAACAGATAAGACTGGCGGTCATCATATTTTTG TTCTGTCAGATCGGCAACTTTTCCATTCACATCGCTCTCCGGAACCTCCGTCCACCAG GCTCTAAGACCAGGAAGATTCCTTATCCAACCAAGAACCCCTTCACCTGGATCTTCCTGCTGGTCTCCTGCCCCAACTACACCTATGAG CTGGGCTCCTGGCTTGGCTTCACCGTCATGACGCAGTGTCTGCCGGTGGCCTTCTTCACTTTGGTGGGTTTCATCCAGATGACCGTCTGGGCCAAGGGGAAGCACCGCAGCTACCTGAAGGAGTTCCGCGACTACCCTCCCCTCCGCTCACCCATCGTGCCCTTCGTCCTGTAG
- the tecrb gene encoding trans-2,3-enoyl-CoA reductase b isoform X4, with product MKHYEVEILDARTKDKLCFLDKVEPNATIGEIKSMFHKSHPQWYPARQSIRLDAKGKSLKDEDVLQHLPVGTTATFYFRDLGAQISWVTVFLTEYTGPLVIYLMFYFRVPFIYAPKYDFTTSKHWVVHLACMCHSFHYVKRLLETLFVHRFSHGTMPLRNIFKNCTYYWGFAAWMAYYINHPLYTPPIYGEQQIRLAVIIFLFCQIGNFSIHIALRNLRPPGSKTRKIPYPTKNPFTWIFLLVSCPNYTYELGSWLGFTVMTQCLPVAFFTLVGFIQMTVWAKGKHRSYLKEFRDYPPLRSPIVPFVL from the exons ATGAAGCACTACGAG gTGGAGATACTGGACGCCAGGACCAAGGACAAGCTCTGCTTCCTGGACAAG GTCGAGCCAAATGCCACTATTGGAGAGATCAAGTCTATGTTCCACAAGAGCC aTCCTCAGTGGTACCCAGCCAGGCAGTCCATCCGCCTCGACGCCA aggGGAAGTCTCTGAAGGACGAGGATGTTCTGCAGCATCTTCCTGTGGGAACCACGGCAACCTTCTACTTCCGAGACCTGGGAGCTCAGATCAGCTGGGTCACG gtCTTTCTGACGGAGTACACTGGTCCTCTGGTCATCTACCTGATGTTCTACTTCAGGGTTCCTTTTATCTATGCACCTAAATATGATTTTACCACCAGCAAACATTGGGTCGTACA tcTCGCCTGTATGTGTCACTCCTTCCACTACGTCAAGAGACTTCTGGAGACGCTGTTTGTCCACCGCTTCTCTCACGGGACGATGCCGTTACGCAACATCTTTAAG AACTGTACGTACTACTGGGGCTTCGCGGCATGGATGGCGTATTACATCAACCACCCGCTGTACACGCCGCCCA TCTACGGGGAGCAACAGATAAGACTGGCGGTCATCATATTTTTG TTCTGTCAGATCGGCAACTTTTCCATTCACATCGCTCTCCGGAACCTCCGTCCACCAG GCTCTAAGACCAGGAAGATTCCTTATCCAACCAAGAACCCCTTCACCTGGATCTTCCTGCTGGTCTCCTGCCCCAACTACACCTATGAG CTGGGCTCCTGGCTTGGCTTCACCGTCATGACGCAGTGTCTGCCGGTGGCCTTCTTCACTTTGGTGGGTTTCATCCAGATGACCGTCTGGGCCAAGGGGAAGCACCGCAGCTACCTGAAGGAGTTCCGCGACTACCCTCCCCTCCGCTCACCCATCGTGCCCTTCGTCCTGTAG
- the zgc:136908 gene encoding transitional endoplasmic reticulum ATPase isoform X1, which translates to MPGSGAADPKGEDFSTAILKQKHRPNRLVVDENVSDDSSLVSLSQNKMEELQLFRGDTVVLKGRKQRQTVCIVLSDDTCADERIRLNRVTRSNLRVRLGDVISIHACSDIKYGKKIHVLPIDDTIEGLTGSLFDVFLKPYFLEAYRPVHNGDIFLVRGSMRAVEFKVVETDPSPHCIVAPDTVMYCEGDPIKREDEEENLNDIGYDDIGGCRKQLAQIKEMVELPLRHPGLFKAIGVKPPRGILLYGPAGTGKTLVARAVANETGAFFFLINGPEIMSKLAGESESNLRKAFEEAEKNAPAIIFIDELDAIAPKREKTHGEVERRIVSQLLTLMDGLKQRAHVVVMAATNRPNSVDPALRRFGRFDREIDIGIPDPTGRLEILQIHTKNMKLSDDIDIEKIARETHGHVGADLAALCSEAALQAIRKKLTLIDLEDESIDADLLNSLAVTMDDFQWALSQSNPSALRETVAEVPQVNWADIGGLEEVKRELQELVQYPVEYPDKFLKFGMTPSRGVLFYGPPGCGKTLLAKAIANECQANFISIKGPEMLTMWFGESEANVRDVFDKARQAAPCILFFDELDSIAKSRGGGGGDASGAADRVINQILTEMDGMSDKKNVFIIGATNRPDIIDSAILRPGRLDQLIYIPLPDKPSRSAILNANLRKSPIARDVDLALLSDITDGFSGADLTEICQRACKLAIREAIEAEIKAERQRQNRPGIPMDEDFDPVPEIRKDHFEEAMRFARRSVSDNDIRKYEMFAQTLQQSRGFGNFRFPSATGNRSGDQGSGSGSGRPNLYREEGDDDLY; encoded by the exons ATGCCGGGctcaggagcagcaga CCCGAAGGGAGAAGATTTCTCCACCGCCATCctgaagcagaaacacaggCCCAACAGACTCGTGGTGGATGAAAATGTCAGTGACGACAGCAGCCTTGTCAGCCTGTCacag aacaagatggaggagctgcagctcttcaggggGGACACAGTGGTGTTGAAGGGGCGGAAACAACGTCAGACCGTGTGCATCGTCCTGAGTGACGACACCTGTGCGGACGAACGGATCCGGCTGAATCGTGTGACGCGCAGCAACCTGCGAGTCCGCCTCGGTGATGTCATCAG TATCCATGCCTGCAGTGACATCAAGTATGGCAAAAAGATCCACGTCCTCCCGATAGACGATACCATCGAGGGCCTGACTGGGAGCCTCTTCGATGTTTTCCTCAAACCATACTTCCTGGAAGCTTACCGGCCCGTACACAACG GTGACATCTTCCTGGTGAGGGGCAGCATGCGGGCGGTGGAGTTCAAGGTGGTGGAGACGGACCCCAGTCCTCACTGCATCGTCGCCCCCGACACCGTCATGTACTGTGAGGGAGATCCAATCAAAAGAGAG gacgaggaggagaaccTCAATGACATCGGCTATGACGACATTGGGGGCTGTCGGAAGCAGCTGGCCCAGATTAAAGAGATGGTTGAACTTCCTCTCAGGCACCCGGGTCTCTTCAAGGCAATAGGAGTTAAG ccCCCCAGGGGCATCCTGCTGTACGGCCCTGCAGGAACAGGGAAGACCCTGGTGGCCCGAGCCGTAGCCAATGAAACTGGggccttcttcttcctcattaATG GTCCTGAGATCATGAGCAAGCTGGCAGGAGAGTCCGAGAGCAACCTGAGAAAGGCGtttgaggaggcagagaaaaatgCTCCAGCCATCATCTTTATTGATGAGCTGGATGCAATCGCTCCCAAGAGAGAGaag acccATGGTGAGGTGGAGAGGCGTATAGTGTCCCAGCTCCTGACCCTGATGGATGGCCTGAAGCAAAGAGCTCACGTGgttgtcatggcagcaacaaACCGACCGAACAGCGTGGACCCTGCTCTGAGACGCTTTg GCAGGTTCGACCGGGAAATTGACATCGGGATTCCAGATCCTACCGGCAGACTGGAGATCCTGCAGATTCACACCAAGAACATGAAACTGTCTGATGACATCGACATTGAGAAG ATCGCCAGAGAGACCCACGGACATGTGGGCGCCGACCTGGCTGCGCTGTGCTCAGAAGCTGCTCTGCAAGCCATCCGCAAGAAGTTGACTCTCATAGACCTGGAGGATGAATCCATCGATGCTGACCTGCTCAACTCACTGGCCGTCACCATGGATGACttccag TGGGCGCTGAGTCAGAGCAACCCATCGGCTCTGAGAGAGACTGTTGCAGAGGTGCCTCAGGTCAACTGGGCGGACATCGGAGGACTGGAAGAGGTCAAGAGAGAGCTACAAGAGCTCGTTCAG TACCCAGTCGAGTATCCAGACAAGTTCCTGAAGTTCGGGATGACGCCGTCTCGTGGTGTGTTGTTCTACGGTCCTCCGGGCTGCGGGAAAACCCTCCTTGCCAAGGCTATTGCCAATGAGTGCCAGGCAAACTTTATCTCCATAAAAGGCCCTGAGATGCTCACCATGTGGTTTGGAGAATCAGAGGCCAATGTCAGAGACGTTTTTGATAAG gCCAGACAGGCGGCCCCCTGCATCTTGTTCTTTGACGAGTTAGACTCCATTGCCAAATCCAGAGGAGGCGGTGGGGGGGACGCAAGCGGTGCCGCCGACAGAGTCATCAATCAGATCCTCACAGAGATGGACGGCATGTCCGACAAAAAGAACGTTTTCATCATTGGTGCCACAAACAGACCTGACATCATAGACTCGGCCATCCTGCGGCCGGGCCGTTTGGACCAGCTCATCTATATCCCACTCCCAGACAAGCCATCTCGCTCGGCCATCCTGAACGCCAACCTACGCAAATCTCCTATCGCACGA GATGTGGATCTGGCCCTCCTGTCCGACATCACAGACGGCTTCTCTGGAGCGGACCTGACAGAGATCTGCCAGCGAGCTTGCAAGCTGGCCATCCGCGAGGCCATCGAGGCCGAGATCAAGGCAGAGCGTCAGAGGCAGAACAGACCAGGCATCCCCATG GATGAGGACTTTGATCCCGTCCCTGAGATCAGAAAGGACCACTTTGAAGAGGCGATGCGATTTGCCCGTCGCTCTGTCAGTGACAATGACATCCGCAAGTATGAGATGTTTGCTCAAACTCTGCAACAGAGCCGAGGTTTTGGAAACTTCag GTTCCCCTCTGCTACTGGTAATCGGTCTGGAGATCAGGGGTCAGGCTCCGGTTCAGGGAGGCCAAATCTCTACAGAGAAGAAGGCGATGACGATCTCTATTAG
- the tecrb gene encoding trans-2,3-enoyl-CoA reductase b isoform X1 gives MDALALEATSGKKTTNGPTVAVAPLPAQAPVKRKPAKKAKKAVVFFEVEILDARTKDKLCFLDKVEPNATIGEIKSMFHKSHPQWYPARQSIRLDAKGKSLKDEDVLQHLPVGTTATFYFRDLGAQISWVTVFLTEYTGPLVIYLMFYFRVPFIYAPKYDFTTSKHWVVHLACMCHSFHYVKRLLETLFVHRFSHGTMPLRNIFKNCTYYWGFAAWMAYYINHPLYTPPSEFYGEQQIRLAVIIFLFCQIGNFSIHIALRNLRPPGSKTRKIPYPTKNPFTWIFLLVSCPNYTYELGSWLGFTVMTQCLPVAFFTLVGFIQMTVWAKGKHRSYLKEFRDYPPLRSPIVPFVL, from the exons ATGGATGCCCTAGCACTAGAAGCCACCAGTGGCAAAAAGACAACTAACGGGCCAACAGTGGCGGTGGCCCCGCTGCCGGCTCAAGCCCCGGTCAAACGCAAACCTGCCAAAAAAGCTAAAAAggctgttgttttctttgaggTGGAGATACTGGACGCCAGGACCAAGGACAAGCTCTGCTTCCTGGACAAG GTCGAGCCAAATGCCACTATTGGAGAGATCAAGTCTATGTTCCACAAGAGCC aTCCTCAGTGGTACCCAGCCAGGCAGTCCATCCGCCTCGACGCCA aggGGAAGTCTCTGAAGGACGAGGATGTTCTGCAGCATCTTCCTGTGGGAACCACGGCAACCTTCTACTTCCGAGACCTGGGAGCTCAGATCAGCTGGGTCACG gtCTTTCTGACGGAGTACACTGGTCCTCTGGTCATCTACCTGATGTTCTACTTCAGGGTTCCTTTTATCTATGCACCTAAATATGATTTTACCACCAGCAAACATTGGGTCGTACA tcTCGCCTGTATGTGTCACTCCTTCCACTACGTCAAGAGACTTCTGGAGACGCTGTTTGTCCACCGCTTCTCTCACGGGACGATGCCGTTACGCAACATCTTTAAG AACTGTACGTACTACTGGGGCTTCGCGGCATGGATGGCGTATTACATCAACCACCCGCTGTACACGCCGCCCAGTGAGT TCTACGGGGAGCAACAGATAAGACTGGCGGTCATCATATTTTTG TTCTGTCAGATCGGCAACTTTTCCATTCACATCGCTCTCCGGAACCTCCGTCCACCAG GCTCTAAGACCAGGAAGATTCCTTATCCAACCAAGAACCCCTTCACCTGGATCTTCCTGCTGGTCTCCTGCCCCAACTACACCTATGAG CTGGGCTCCTGGCTTGGCTTCACCGTCATGACGCAGTGTCTGCCGGTGGCCTTCTTCACTTTGGTGGGTTTCATCCAGATGACCGTCTGGGCCAAGGGGAAGCACCGCAGCTACCTGAAGGAGTTCCGCGACTACCCTCCCCTCCGCTCACCCATCGTGCCCTTCGTCCTGTAG
- the tecrb gene encoding trans-2,3-enoyl-CoA reductase b isoform X5, giving the protein MDALALEATSGKKTTNGPTVAVAPLPAQAPVKRKPAKKAKKAVVFFEVEILDARTKDKLCFLDKVEPNATIGEIKSMFHKSHPQWYPARQSIRLDAKGKSLKDEDVLQHLPVGTTATFYFRDLGAQISWVTVFLTEYTGPLVIYLMFYFRVPFIYAPKYDFTTSKHWVVHLACMCHSFHYVKRLLETLFVHRFSHGTMPLRNIFKNCTYYWGFAAWMAYYINHPLYTPPSEFYGEQQIRLAVIIFLVRICGASCAIQFFFIYLIAALYEYYQH; this is encoded by the exons ATGGATGCCCTAGCACTAGAAGCCACCAGTGGCAAAAAGACAACTAACGGGCCAACAGTGGCGGTGGCCCCGCTGCCGGCTCAAGCCCCGGTCAAACGCAAACCTGCCAAAAAAGCTAAAAAggctgttgttttctttgaggTGGAGATACTGGACGCCAGGACCAAGGACAAGCTCTGCTTCCTGGACAAG GTCGAGCCAAATGCCACTATTGGAGAGATCAAGTCTATGTTCCACAAGAGCC aTCCTCAGTGGTACCCAGCCAGGCAGTCCATCCGCCTCGACGCCA aggGGAAGTCTCTGAAGGACGAGGATGTTCTGCAGCATCTTCCTGTGGGAACCACGGCAACCTTCTACTTCCGAGACCTGGGAGCTCAGATCAGCTGGGTCACG gtCTTTCTGACGGAGTACACTGGTCCTCTGGTCATCTACCTGATGTTCTACTTCAGGGTTCCTTTTATCTATGCACCTAAATATGATTTTACCACCAGCAAACATTGGGTCGTACA tcTCGCCTGTATGTGTCACTCCTTCCACTACGTCAAGAGACTTCTGGAGACGCTGTTTGTCCACCGCTTCTCTCACGGGACGATGCCGTTACGCAACATCTTTAAG AACTGTACGTACTACTGGGGCTTCGCGGCATGGATGGCGTATTACATCAACCACCCGCTGTACACGCCGCCCAGTGAGT TCTACGGGGAGCAACAGATAAGACTGGCGGTCATCATATTTTTGGTAAGAATCTGTGGTGCATCTTGTGCCAT tcaatttttctttatttatttgattgctGCTTTATATGAGTATTATCAGCATTAG
- the ndufb7 gene encoding NADH dehydrogenase [ubiquinone] 1 beta subcomplex subunit 7: MGAHLARRYVTETDTEPDPAKKYDFDPQLGFDERKEREMLASQEQMNLAQLPLEQRDYCAHHLLKLMKCKRDNWPNFVACQHERHDWDSCEHQDYVMRMKEYERERRLQLRKKRVEAQAEAA; the protein is encoded by the exons ATGGGAGCTCACCTGGCCAGACGGTACGTCACCGAGACGGACACCGAGCCGGACCCGGCGAAGAAGTACGACTTCGACCCGCAGCTCGGCTTCGATGAGCGGAAAGAGAGAG AAATGCTAGCGAGCCAGGAGCAGATGAACTTGGCCCAGCTGCCTCTGGAGCAGAGGGACTACTGTGCCCATCATCTCCTGAAACTGATGAAGTGCAAGAGAGACAACTGGCCCAACTTCGTGGCCTGTCAGCACGAGAGGCATGACTGGGATTCCTGTGAACACCAGGA CTATGTGATGCGTATGAAGGAGTacgagagggagaggaggctccagctgaggaagaagagagtCGAGGCCCAGGCTGAAGCCGCATAA
- the zgc:136908 gene encoding transitional endoplasmic reticulum ATPase isoform X2 translates to MEELQLFRGDTVVLKGRKQRQTVCIVLSDDTCADERIRLNRVTRSNLRVRLGDVISIHACSDIKYGKKIHVLPIDDTIEGLTGSLFDVFLKPYFLEAYRPVHNGDIFLVRGSMRAVEFKVVETDPSPHCIVAPDTVMYCEGDPIKREDEEENLNDIGYDDIGGCRKQLAQIKEMVELPLRHPGLFKAIGVKPPRGILLYGPAGTGKTLVARAVANETGAFFFLINGPEIMSKLAGESESNLRKAFEEAEKNAPAIIFIDELDAIAPKREKTHGEVERRIVSQLLTLMDGLKQRAHVVVMAATNRPNSVDPALRRFGRFDREIDIGIPDPTGRLEILQIHTKNMKLSDDIDIEKIARETHGHVGADLAALCSEAALQAIRKKLTLIDLEDESIDADLLNSLAVTMDDFQWALSQSNPSALRETVAEVPQVNWADIGGLEEVKRELQELVQYPVEYPDKFLKFGMTPSRGVLFYGPPGCGKTLLAKAIANECQANFISIKGPEMLTMWFGESEANVRDVFDKARQAAPCILFFDELDSIAKSRGGGGGDASGAADRVINQILTEMDGMSDKKNVFIIGATNRPDIIDSAILRPGRLDQLIYIPLPDKPSRSAILNANLRKSPIARDVDLALLSDITDGFSGADLTEICQRACKLAIREAIEAEIKAERQRQNRPGIPMDEDFDPVPEIRKDHFEEAMRFARRSVSDNDIRKYEMFAQTLQQSRGFGNFRFPSATGNRSGDQGSGSGSGRPNLYREEGDDDLY, encoded by the exons atggaggagctgcagctcttcaggggGGACACAGTGGTGTTGAAGGGGCGGAAACAACGTCAGACCGTGTGCATCGTCCTGAGTGACGACACCTGTGCGGACGAACGGATCCGGCTGAATCGTGTGACGCGCAGCAACCTGCGAGTCCGCCTCGGTGATGTCATCAG TATCCATGCCTGCAGTGACATCAAGTATGGCAAAAAGATCCACGTCCTCCCGATAGACGATACCATCGAGGGCCTGACTGGGAGCCTCTTCGATGTTTTCCTCAAACCATACTTCCTGGAAGCTTACCGGCCCGTACACAACG GTGACATCTTCCTGGTGAGGGGCAGCATGCGGGCGGTGGAGTTCAAGGTGGTGGAGACGGACCCCAGTCCTCACTGCATCGTCGCCCCCGACACCGTCATGTACTGTGAGGGAGATCCAATCAAAAGAGAG gacgaggaggagaaccTCAATGACATCGGCTATGACGACATTGGGGGCTGTCGGAAGCAGCTGGCCCAGATTAAAGAGATGGTTGAACTTCCTCTCAGGCACCCGGGTCTCTTCAAGGCAATAGGAGTTAAG ccCCCCAGGGGCATCCTGCTGTACGGCCCTGCAGGAACAGGGAAGACCCTGGTGGCCCGAGCCGTAGCCAATGAAACTGGggccttcttcttcctcattaATG GTCCTGAGATCATGAGCAAGCTGGCAGGAGAGTCCGAGAGCAACCTGAGAAAGGCGtttgaggaggcagagaaaaatgCTCCAGCCATCATCTTTATTGATGAGCTGGATGCAATCGCTCCCAAGAGAGAGaag acccATGGTGAGGTGGAGAGGCGTATAGTGTCCCAGCTCCTGACCCTGATGGATGGCCTGAAGCAAAGAGCTCACGTGgttgtcatggcagcaacaaACCGACCGAACAGCGTGGACCCTGCTCTGAGACGCTTTg GCAGGTTCGACCGGGAAATTGACATCGGGATTCCAGATCCTACCGGCAGACTGGAGATCCTGCAGATTCACACCAAGAACATGAAACTGTCTGATGACATCGACATTGAGAAG ATCGCCAGAGAGACCCACGGACATGTGGGCGCCGACCTGGCTGCGCTGTGCTCAGAAGCTGCTCTGCAAGCCATCCGCAAGAAGTTGACTCTCATAGACCTGGAGGATGAATCCATCGATGCTGACCTGCTCAACTCACTGGCCGTCACCATGGATGACttccag TGGGCGCTGAGTCAGAGCAACCCATCGGCTCTGAGAGAGACTGTTGCAGAGGTGCCTCAGGTCAACTGGGCGGACATCGGAGGACTGGAAGAGGTCAAGAGAGAGCTACAAGAGCTCGTTCAG TACCCAGTCGAGTATCCAGACAAGTTCCTGAAGTTCGGGATGACGCCGTCTCGTGGTGTGTTGTTCTACGGTCCTCCGGGCTGCGGGAAAACCCTCCTTGCCAAGGCTATTGCCAATGAGTGCCAGGCAAACTTTATCTCCATAAAAGGCCCTGAGATGCTCACCATGTGGTTTGGAGAATCAGAGGCCAATGTCAGAGACGTTTTTGATAAG gCCAGACAGGCGGCCCCCTGCATCTTGTTCTTTGACGAGTTAGACTCCATTGCCAAATCCAGAGGAGGCGGTGGGGGGGACGCAAGCGGTGCCGCCGACAGAGTCATCAATCAGATCCTCACAGAGATGGACGGCATGTCCGACAAAAAGAACGTTTTCATCATTGGTGCCACAAACAGACCTGACATCATAGACTCGGCCATCCTGCGGCCGGGCCGTTTGGACCAGCTCATCTATATCCCACTCCCAGACAAGCCATCTCGCTCGGCCATCCTGAACGCCAACCTACGCAAATCTCCTATCGCACGA GATGTGGATCTGGCCCTCCTGTCCGACATCACAGACGGCTTCTCTGGAGCGGACCTGACAGAGATCTGCCAGCGAGCTTGCAAGCTGGCCATCCGCGAGGCCATCGAGGCCGAGATCAAGGCAGAGCGTCAGAGGCAGAACAGACCAGGCATCCCCATG GATGAGGACTTTGATCCCGTCCCTGAGATCAGAAAGGACCACTTTGAAGAGGCGATGCGATTTGCCCGTCGCTCTGTCAGTGACAATGACATCCGCAAGTATGAGATGTTTGCTCAAACTCTGCAACAGAGCCGAGGTTTTGGAAACTTCag GTTCCCCTCTGCTACTGGTAATCGGTCTGGAGATCAGGGGTCAGGCTCCGGTTCAGGGAGGCCAAATCTCTACAGAGAAGAAGGCGATGACGATCTCTATTAG